A genomic segment from Halomonas sp. GD1P12 encodes:
- a CDS encoding DUF6586 family protein: MSARSRTNQLLYQAELLIETPVHDDEHYVTRQMAIEEGALALFELALESFLAEVTEHARLDTRRWQTLLAADGPELAELIRLRDLAGQPESWLGWLIGALLKLHGDEGAAKRPINNPSMIALASEASFASSLYQSVQAAKKEMTALRETSHEW, from the coding sequence GTGAGTGCCCGGTCCCGCACCAACCAACTGCTCTATCAGGCGGAGCTTCTGATCGAAACGCCGGTTCATGACGACGAGCATTACGTGACGCGCCAGATGGCGATCGAAGAGGGAGCACTGGCGCTATTCGAGCTGGCGCTGGAGAGCTTTCTCGCCGAGGTCACCGAGCACGCGCGCCTGGATACGCGCCGCTGGCAGACGCTGTTGGCAGCCGACGGCCCGGAGCTTGCCGAGCTGATTCGTCTGCGCGATTTGGCCGGCCAGCCCGAAAGCTGGCTTGGCTGGCTGATCGGCGCGCTTTTGAAGCTTCACGGCGATGAAGGCGCGGCCAAGCGGCCCATCAACAACCCTTCGATGATCGCGCTTGCAAGCGAGGCTTCGTTTGCATCCTCACTTTATCAAAGCGTTCAGGCGGCCAAAAAAGAGATGACGGCGCTGCGCGAAACCAGCCACGAGTGGTGA
- a CDS encoding 2-hydroxyacyl-CoA dehydratase, with product MDTRYNQVKDLITWAADYHARMAKRYSDGADRTDNERLSMALTYLASREVKMQSGLEALFHDGSDHSEVMELWFDETGDFPQPPRLEAITQRSVADSIDGVIETASEAQENLRALYAHRAECAKIEEEAAFFNSLAEGHEAELRKIVTSMREFEDI from the coding sequence ATGGATACGCGTTACAACCAGGTCAAGGATTTGATTACGTGGGCCGCGGACTACCACGCCCGCATGGCCAAGCGCTACAGTGACGGCGCCGATCGTACCGACAACGAGCGGCTGTCGATGGCGTTGACCTATCTCGCCTCTCGCGAGGTCAAGATGCAAAGCGGACTCGAGGCGCTGTTTCACGACGGTTCTGATCATAGCGAAGTGATGGAGCTGTGGTTCGACGAAACCGGCGATTTCCCCCAGCCGCCAAGGCTCGAGGCGATTACCCAGCGCAGCGTGGCCGACTCGATCGACGGGGTGATCGAAACCGCATCAGAAGCCCAGGAGAATCTTCGCGCGCTTTATGCCCACCGCGCCGAGTGCGCCAAAATCGAGGAGGAAGCGGCGTTTTTCAACTCTCTCGCCGAAGGGCACGAAGCCGAGCTTCGCAAGATCGTGACCAGCATGCGCGAGTTCGAGGATATCTGA
- a CDS encoding L,D-transpeptidase, protein MPVNRRRFLALAMGFPAVASANVIAPVTPAPSDLVGTLISRAAAPRHSSELWVLIDDQASSLSIFRGSDRIEHFSPISRGTGGARTHRVRGDSTTPLGEFRIYRFNNQSKWRIFIGIDYPTPAHARMALEKGVYTQADYEAYFDEYRRYGFPPQNTALGGAIGIHGIGTSDPDIHGRYHWTQGCIAVNNQQIERIASLVDVGTRVVIR, encoded by the coding sequence ATGCCCGTAAACCGCCGCCGCTTTTTAGCACTCGCCATGGGCTTTCCGGCCGTGGCCAGTGCCAACGTCATTGCTCCCGTGACACCGGCACCGAGTGATCTCGTGGGCACGCTCATCAGCCGCGCGGCGGCGCCGCGTCACAGTAGCGAGCTTTGGGTGCTGATCGACGATCAGGCCTCATCGTTGAGTATTTTTCGCGGTAGCGACCGAATCGAGCACTTCTCGCCGATTTCCCGGGGAACCGGTGGGGCGCGTACCCACCGGGTGCGCGGCGATAGCACCACACCCCTGGGCGAATTTCGCATCTACCGCTTCAATAACCAGAGCAAGTGGCGCATTTTCATCGGTATCGACTACCCCACGCCGGCCCATGCGCGTATGGCGCTGGAGAAGGGTGTCTATACCCAGGCCGATTACGAGGCCTACTTCGACGAGTACCGCCGCTACGGCTTTCCGCCGCAAAACACCGCGCTCGGCGGGGCGATCGGTATTCACGGTATCGGCACCTCCGATCCAGACATTCATGGGCGCTATCACTGGACCCAGGGCTGCATCGCCGTCAACAATCAGCAGATCGAGCGCATTGCATCGCTGGTCGATGTTGGCACTCGCGTTGTGATCCGCTAG
- a CDS encoding Lpp/OprI family alanine-zipper lipoprotein, which produces MTLKTALKMTAAAASLAVLAGCASTSALEEVRMTAESAQADAAEARSMASQALNTANQAQRDAQAALQMSEQGREEMSRQFQRSMQK; this is translated from the coding sequence ATGACTCTGAAGACTGCTCTGAAAATGACTGCTGCCGCTGCTTCTCTGGCCGTTCTGGCTGGTTGTGCCTCTACCAGCGCGCTGGAAGAAGTACGCATGACTGCTGAATCTGCACAGGCTGACGCTGCAGAAGCTCGCAGCATGGCTTCTCAGGCTCTGAACACTGCAAACCAGGCTCAGCGCGACGCGCAAGCCGCTCTGCAGATGTCTGAGCAAGGCCGTGAAGAAATGAGCCGTCAGTTCCAGCGCTCCATGCAGAAGTAA
- a CDS encoding L,D-transpeptidase family protein: MKTRRTLNLWGPTSLAVLLAATLGAPAYAQEAAEQPPQVATPGLDADALASAEQVSAQRELPRGHFRLPEEGDIVGQYYTVTVDDPEETLLDIARRHNIGYEEIRMANPDVSLWVPGEGTEVIIPAQYILPPAERKGIVVNLSELRLYYYPENSPGIVETYPVSVGREEFATPVGMTQTTVKVKDPAWAPPASMRREAAERGDPAPEIVPAGPDNPLGRHAILLGMPSYLIHGTNRPDGVGMRVSRGCIRMYPEDIESLYERVPSGTQVNLMDAPFKAGWGADGTLYVQSYPQLEENVGDFEPLLNAIERVESLTDEELEIDYEQVKRAVESPNGRFVALYGPQAPAPAPESPAEKAPSERQGLFEDIELSATVESDSDA, from the coding sequence ATGAAAACACGACGCACCCTTAACCTTTGGGGGCCAACCAGCCTGGCCGTACTGCTGGCCGCGACCCTGGGCGCCCCGGCCTACGCGCAAGAGGCGGCCGAACAGCCGCCCCAGGTGGCGACACCGGGCCTCGACGCCGACGCGCTTGCCAGCGCCGAGCAGGTCAGCGCGCAGCGCGAGCTGCCCCGCGGCCATTTCCGTCTGCCGGAAGAAGGCGACATCGTCGGCCAGTACTACACCGTCACGGTAGACGATCCGGAAGAGACCCTGCTCGATATCGCCAGGCGCCACAACATCGGCTACGAAGAGATCCGCATGGCGAATCCGGATGTGAGCCTTTGGGTACCCGGTGAAGGCACCGAAGTGATCATTCCGGCCCAATACATTCTGCCGCCGGCAGAGCGTAAGGGGATCGTGGTGAACCTGTCCGAGCTTCGCCTCTACTACTACCCGGAAAACAGTCCCGGTATCGTCGAAACCTATCCGGTAAGTGTGGGCCGTGAAGAGTTCGCGACGCCGGTCGGCATGACACAGACCACGGTCAAGGTAAAGGACCCGGCCTGGGCTCCGCCCGCCTCCATGCGCCGTGAAGCGGCCGAGCGCGGCGACCCGGCACCGGAAATCGTGCCCGCCGGCCCGGACAACCCGCTGGGCCGTCACGCGATCCTGCTGGGCATGCCGAGCTATTTGATTCACGGCACCAACCGCCCAGACGGGGTCGGCATGCGCGTCAGCCGCGGCTGTATTCGCATGTACCCGGAAGATATCGAGTCGCTTTATGAGCGCGTACCCAGCGGTACCCAGGTCAACCTGATGGATGCACCGTTCAAGGCCGGCTGGGGTGCCGACGGCACGCTTTACGTGCAGTCCTACCCGCAACTCGAAGAGAACGTGGGCGACTTCGAGCCGCTTTTGAACGCCATCGAGCGCGTCGAGTCGCTGACCGACGAGGAACTCGAGATCGACTACGAACAGGTCAAGCGCGCGGTCGAGTCTCCGAACGGCCGTTTCGTCGCCCTTTACGGCCCCCAGGCCCCGGCCCCGGCGCCCGAGTCCCCCGCCGAAAAGGCGCCTTCCGAGCGTCAGGGCCTGTTCGAGGATATCGAGCTGAGTGCCACCGTCGAGTCTGACAGCGACGCCTAA
- the mfd gene encoding transcription-repair coupling factor, which produces MSSFSLLDPPSPQGVRDTLYLTAPPGSATALALARIAGNGPLLVITPSTASAQRLEQDLAFYSQVPVLPFPDWETLPYDSFSPHQDIVSARLRTLKLLQKGVKGIVLISINTLMQRLAPVDYIAGRVMTLKAGATLARESFRESLMRAGYRAVETVYEPGEYAMRGALIDLFPMGVNEPIRIDLFDDEIDTLRHFDPGNQRSTEKVEAIELLPAHEYSLSRSAIACFREQFETLFDVDPRQCPLYNDALKAIPSPGLEHYLPLFFDETASLFEHVTPDTRVALLPDVYEAAEQHWRAIESRYENLGVDPTRPLVPPSRAFIPVNDLFARIKERPRLELLHDGATQRHSQAPEAQALPALALNARAQKPFEALSGFLATNPESRVLFVAESRGRREALEELLAPLRLGLEAVDGFDAFMAGQTRAAITESQVSSGLWLTDPNVAVITETELFGDVVRQTRRQEKATDDNELAVRHLSELKEGAPVVHQAHGVGRYLGLEALEAGGQANEFLALEYEGGAKLYVPVDSLHLISRYNGADDENAPLNKLGSDQWEKARRKAAEKIRDTAAELLDIYARREAQQGTVYDTPDAEYNRFAASFPFEETPDQKAAIEAVIGDMISPQPMDRVVCGDVGFGKTEVAMRAAFLAVQSGRQVVVLVPTTLLARQHFENFRDRFADTAVNISLISRFTGSKEMTKTLENIKEGQADIVIGTHKLLSKSVELPKMGLLIIDEEHRFGVAQKEKLKTLRAEIDILTLTATPIPRTLNMAMSGIRDLSIIATPPARRLSVKTFVQQRNESLIKEALLREILRGGQVYFLHNEVKTIENTAEQLRELVPEARVGVAHGQLPERSLERVMSDFYHRRFNVLVCSTIIETGIDVPSANTILIERADKFGLAQLHQLRGRVGRSHHQAYAYLLTPPPKSMTRDAVKRLEAISASIDLGAGFQLASHDMEIRGAGELLGDEQSGQMETIGYSLYMEMLDRAVKAIRAGKTPNIEAPFNTGVEIGLNLPALIPNDYIHDVQQRLVMYKRIANTQSDAELKELQVELIDRFGLLPQPLKNLMRQTRLRHRAEPLGIARIEAGESRGRVLFSADTQVDPLTLVKLIQTSPAHYRLDGSDTLKFEFAMEKPEQRFEAVENLLGLLNQKVAAA; this is translated from the coding sequence ATGTCCTCTTTTTCCCTGCTCGACCCACCCAGCCCCCAGGGGGTACGGGATACGCTCTATTTAACGGCGCCGCCGGGCAGTGCAACGGCGCTGGCACTGGCGCGCATCGCAGGCAACGGCCCGCTTTTGGTCATCACGCCAAGCACCGCCAGTGCCCAGCGACTGGAACAGGACCTGGCTTTTTACAGTCAGGTGCCGGTATTGCCGTTTCCAGACTGGGAGACGCTGCCTTACGACAGCTTTTCTCCGCACCAGGATATCGTCTCAGCGCGGCTCAGAACGCTGAAGCTGCTCCAAAAAGGCGTCAAGGGCATCGTGCTGATATCGATCAACACGCTGATGCAGCGCCTTGCGCCGGTCGACTACATCGCCGGGCGCGTCATGACGCTCAAAGCCGGCGCGACGCTTGCGCGCGAAAGCTTTCGCGAGTCGCTAATGCGGGCCGGCTACCGGGCGGTCGAAACCGTGTATGAGCCCGGCGAGTACGCCATGCGCGGCGCGCTGATCGACCTGTTCCCCATGGGGGTAAATGAGCCGATCCGCATTGACCTGTTCGACGATGAGATCGACACGCTGCGCCATTTCGATCCAGGCAACCAGCGCTCCACGGAAAAAGTCGAGGCGATCGAGCTTCTGCCCGCCCATGAGTATTCGCTGAGCCGCAGCGCCATCGCCTGCTTTCGCGAGCAGTTCGAAACCCTGTTTGACGTCGACCCGCGCCAGTGTCCGCTTTATAACGATGCGCTCAAGGCGATCCCCTCCCCGGGGCTCGAGCACTACCTGCCACTGTTTTTCGACGAAACCGCCTCGCTTTTCGAGCACGTCACGCCAGACACGCGGGTTGCGCTTCTGCCGGACGTGTACGAGGCCGCCGAGCAGCACTGGCGCGCGATCGAGTCGCGCTATGAGAACCTGGGGGTCGACCCGACCCGCCCGCTGGTGCCGCCGAGCCGCGCGTTCATACCGGTCAACGACCTGTTTGCCCGCATCAAGGAGCGCCCCCGGCTGGAGCTTCTTCACGACGGCGCCACTCAGCGTCACTCCCAAGCACCAGAGGCTCAGGCGCTGCCTGCTCTCGCCCTCAATGCGCGGGCGCAGAAGCCGTTCGAAGCGCTTTCCGGTTTTTTGGCCACTAACCCGGAGTCGCGCGTGCTGTTCGTCGCCGAATCGCGGGGGCGGCGCGAAGCGCTCGAGGAGCTATTAGCGCCGCTGCGCCTGGGGCTCGAGGCGGTGGACGGGTTCGACGCGTTCATGGCCGGCCAAACGCGCGCCGCCATCACCGAAAGCCAGGTATCGAGCGGGCTATGGCTGACCGACCCGAACGTGGCGGTCATCACCGAAACCGAGCTTTTCGGCGACGTGGTGCGCCAGACCCGGCGCCAGGAGAAAGCGACTGACGACAACGAGCTGGCGGTACGCCATCTTTCCGAGCTCAAGGAGGGCGCGCCGGTGGTTCACCAGGCCCACGGTGTCGGGCGCTACCTGGGGCTCGAGGCACTGGAAGCTGGCGGCCAGGCCAACGAGTTTTTGGCGCTGGAGTACGAGGGCGGTGCCAAACTCTACGTGCCGGTCGACAGCCTCCACTTGATTTCGCGCTACAACGGCGCCGATGACGAAAACGCCCCGCTCAATAAGCTCGGCTCGGACCAGTGGGAGAAAGCGCGACGCAAGGCCGCCGAAAAGATTCGCGATACCGCCGCGGAACTGCTCGATATCTACGCCCGGCGCGAGGCCCAGCAGGGCACGGTGTACGACACGCCGGACGCCGAGTACAACCGCTTTGCTGCCAGCTTCCCGTTCGAGGAGACGCCGGATCAGAAGGCCGCGATCGAGGCGGTCATCGGTGACATGATTTCGCCCCAGCCGATGGATCGCGTGGTATGTGGCGATGTCGGCTTTGGCAAGACCGAAGTCGCGATGCGCGCCGCGTTTCTGGCGGTACAGTCCGGCCGTCAGGTGGTCGTGCTGGTACCCACCACCCTGCTCGCCCGCCAGCACTTCGAGAACTTCCGCGACCGCTTCGCCGACACCGCCGTCAACATCAGCCTCATTTCGCGCTTCACCGGTAGCAAGGAGATGACCAAAACCCTCGAGAACATCAAGGAGGGCCAGGCGGATATCGTCATCGGTACCCATAAGCTGCTCTCGAAAAGCGTCGAACTGCCCAAAATGGGGCTTTTGATCATCGACGAGGAGCACCGATTTGGAGTCGCCCAGAAGGAGAAGCTCAAGACCCTGCGCGCCGAGATCGACATTCTCACGCTCACCGCCACGCCGATTCCACGCACGCTGAACATGGCGATGAGCGGCATTCGCGATCTTTCGATCATCGCCACGCCCCCGGCCCGGCGTCTGTCGGTCAAGACCTTCGTTCAGCAACGCAACGAAAGCCTGATCAAGGAGGCGCTGCTGCGAGAAATTCTGCGCGGCGGCCAGGTTTACTTCCTGCACAACGAAGTCAAGACCATCGAGAACACCGCCGAGCAGCTTCGCGAGCTGGTGCCCGAGGCGCGCGTGGGCGTGGCCCATGGCCAGCTACCGGAGCGAAGCCTGGAGCGCGTGATGTCGGATTTTTATCACCGCCGCTTCAACGTGCTGGTCTGCTCGACGATCATCGAAACCGGTATCGACGTACCGAGCGCCAATACCATCCTGATCGAGCGCGCGGACAAGTTCGGGCTGGCTCAGCTTCACCAGCTGCGCGGGCGGGTTGGGCGCAGCCACCACCAGGCCTACGCGTACCTTCTGACGCCGCCGCCCAAGTCGATGACCCGCGATGCGGTCAAGCGCCTGGAAGCCATCAGTGCCTCCATCGATCTGGGTGCGGGCTTTCAGCTCGCCAGCCACGATATGGAAATTCGCGGCGCCGGCGAGCTTTTGGGCGACGAGCAGAGCGGCCAGATGGAAACCATCGGCTACTCGCTCTACATGGAAATGCTCGATCGCGCGGTCAAGGCGATCCGCGCCGGCAAAACGCCCAATATCGAAGCCCCGTTCAATACCGGCGTCGAAATAGGGCTCAACCTGCCAGCGCTAATCCCCAACGACTATATTCATGACGTGCAGCAGCGGCTGGTGATGTATAAGCGCATCGCCAATACGCAAAGCGATGCCGAGCTCAAGGAGCTCCAGGTCGAGCTGATCGACCGTTTCGGCTTGCTCCCGCAACCGCTCAAGAACCTGATGCGACAGACTCGCTTGCGCCATCGCGCCGAACCGCTGGGCATCGCGCGTATCGAGGCCGGCGAAAGCCGTGGACGGGTTCTGTTCAGTGCCGACACCCAGGTCGACCCGCTCACCCTGGTGAAGCTCATTCAAACCTCGCCGGCGCACTACCGCCTCGACGGCTCGGACACCTTGAAGTTCGAATTCGCCATGGAAAAACCCGAGCAGCGCTTCGAGGCCGTCGAAAACCTGTTGGGTCTTCTCAACCAAAAAGTAGCGGCAGCGTGA
- a CDS encoding glyceraldehyde-3-phosphate dehydrogenase has translation MSQSTLENVFQQWQSDEALAEQMIPLVGKLYRQNNVVATMFGRSLIKKSVIRILKDHRFVRKIEGTELSVQDTFPIVEAMAAMNLGPAHVDIGKLAVSFKHQGGGDLNAFLTRELDEIVDGYQAGASIGEPKDVVLYGFGRIGRLLARVLVEKAGGGNLLRLRAIVVRGRGDIGKDLEKRASLLRRDSVHGPFEGSISVGVEARTLTVNGNVVQVIYADSPAEVDYTVYGIHNAVVVDNTGIWRDEAGLGQHLECKGAAKALLTAPGKGDIKNIVYGINHTSIGADDRIVSAASCTTNAIVPVLKVLNDEYGVKTGHVETVHAYTNDQNLIDNYHKGDRRGRSAALNMVLTETGAAKAVAKALPELEGKLTGNAIRVPTPNVSMAILNLTLEKETDAASLNDYLRRMSIDSNFQKQIDFVDSAEVVSSDFVGNRHAGIVDAKATIANGNHAVVYMWYDNEFGYSCQVIRILQHMSNVEFLKLPRH, from the coding sequence GTGAGTCAGTCAACGCTCGAGAACGTTTTTCAACAGTGGCAAAGCGACGAAGCACTTGCCGAGCAGATGATTCCGCTGGTCGGGAAGCTATATCGTCAGAACAACGTTGTCGCCACCATGTTCGGGCGCTCGCTGATCAAAAAGTCGGTCATCCGCATTCTCAAGGATCACCGCTTCGTGCGTAAAATCGAAGGCACTGAGCTGTCGGTCCAGGACACGTTCCCGATCGTCGAGGCGATGGCGGCGATGAATCTGGGGCCGGCCCACGTCGATATCGGCAAGCTCGCGGTCAGCTTCAAGCATCAAGGCGGCGGTGATTTGAACGCCTTTTTGACCCGCGAGCTCGATGAGATCGTCGACGGCTACCAGGCGGGCGCAAGCATTGGCGAGCCCAAGGATGTCGTGCTTTATGGTTTTGGCCGTATCGGCCGGCTATTGGCCCGCGTGCTGGTGGAGAAGGCCGGTGGGGGCAATCTTCTGCGCCTGCGTGCGATCGTGGTGCGCGGTCGCGGTGATATTGGCAAGGATCTCGAAAAGCGCGCGAGCCTTTTGCGCCGCGACTCGGTTCACGGCCCTTTCGAGGGCTCGATTTCGGTCGGCGTCGAGGCGCGCACCTTGACCGTCAACGGCAACGTGGTGCAGGTGATCTACGCCGACTCGCCGGCGGAGGTCGACTACACCGTTTACGGTATCCATAACGCGGTAGTGGTCGATAACACTGGCATCTGGCGCGACGAAGCGGGCCTTGGCCAGCACCTGGAGTGCAAGGGCGCGGCGAAGGCGCTTCTCACCGCGCCGGGCAAGGGCGACATCAAGAACATTGTCTACGGCATCAACCACACGTCTATCGGTGCCGATGATCGTATCGTTTCGGCGGCCTCTTGCACCACCAATGCCATCGTACCGGTGCTCAAGGTGCTCAACGACGAGTATGGCGTCAAGACGGGCCACGTCGAAACCGTACACGCCTACACCAACGACCAGAACCTGATCGACAACTATCATAAGGGCGATCGTCGCGGTCGCAGCGCCGCGCTCAACATGGTGTTGACCGAAACCGGCGCGGCCAAGGCGGTGGCCAAGGCGCTACCGGAGCTCGAAGGCAAGCTGACCGGCAACGCCATTCGCGTGCCCACGCCCAACGTCTCCATGGCGATCTTGAACCTGACGCTCGAGAAGGAGACCGACGCCGCCTCGCTCAACGACTACCTGCGCCGTATGTCGATCGATTCCAACTTTCAAAAGCAGATCGACTTCGTCGACTCGGCGGAGGTGGTGTCGTCCGATTTCGTGGGTAATCGCCACGCCGGTATCGTCGATGCCAAGGCGACCATCGCCAACGGCAACCACGCGGTGGTCTACATGTGGTACGACAACGAGTTCGGCTACAGCTGCCAGGTGATCCGCATTCTGCAGCACATGTCCAACGTCGAGTTTTTGAAACTGCCGCGCCACTGA
- a CDS encoding Na(+)-translocating NADH-quinone reductase subunit A, with translation MIEVKKGLDLPITGAPEQRIDDAQPVRHVAILGTDYVGMKPTMEVQEGDKVKLGQLLFTDKKTEGVRFTAPAGGEVVAINRGEKRRLLSVVIKVDENEEAMTFASHERDALATLDRQLVVDQLVETGLWTALRTRPFSRTPALDATPSDIFVTAVDTHPLSADPGVIIDENTQAFEDGLKVLTRLTEGNVFLCTGENASIPGGDIEGVKTESFKGPHPAGLVGTHIHYLSPVALHKSVWHIGYQDVIAFGKLFSEGKLDVSRIVAVGGPRSEKPRLVRTRLGANLDELFEGEVIEPHGTRIISGSVFSGFAAEGKLTYLGRFHNQVSLLEEGNKRTFMGWLSPGTNRHSVMGIYLSKFKGLNNFAPTTSTNGSERAMVPVGNYERVMPLDVMPTQLLRSLIVGDIESAMDLGCLELDEEDLALCTYACPGKYEYGPILRDNLTMIEKEA, from the coding sequence ATGATCGAAGTCAAAAAAGGCCTGGATCTTCCCATCACGGGAGCGCCTGAGCAGCGTATCGACGATGCGCAGCCAGTGCGCCATGTGGCCATCCTGGGTACTGACTACGTTGGCATGAAGCCAACCATGGAAGTTCAGGAAGGGGATAAGGTCAAACTGGGCCAGCTACTGTTCACCGACAAGAAAACGGAAGGGGTGCGCTTTACCGCTCCGGCCGGCGGTGAAGTGGTAGCCATTAACCGTGGCGAAAAAAGACGTTTACTCTCTGTGGTCATCAAGGTCGACGAAAACGAAGAAGCGATGACCTTCGCTTCTCACGAGCGTGACGCCTTGGCCACTCTCGACCGCCAGCTGGTCGTCGACCAACTGGTCGAAACAGGGCTTTGGACGGCGCTGCGTACGCGACCCTTCTCGCGCACGCCGGCGCTCGACGCGACGCCTTCCGACATCTTCGTCACCGCGGTGGATACCCATCCGCTCAGCGCTGACCCCGGTGTCATCATCGATGAAAATACCCAGGCATTCGAAGACGGCCTCAAGGTGCTAACCCGCCTGACCGAGGGCAACGTTTTTCTGTGCACGGGTGAAAACGCCTCCATTCCCGGTGGCGACATCGAGGGTGTGAAGACCGAAAGCTTCAAGGGGCCGCATCCGGCGGGGCTGGTCGGCACCCACATTCACTACCTGTCGCCGGTCGCGCTGCACAAGAGTGTATGGCACATCGGCTATCAGGACGTGATCGCTTTCGGCAAGCTGTTTTCTGAAGGCAAGCTCGACGTTAGCCGGATCGTCGCCGTGGGCGGCCCGCGCTCTGAAAAGCCGCGTCTGGTACGTACGCGCCTCGGCGCGAACCTTGACGAGCTTTTCGAAGGCGAGGTGATCGAGCCGCACGGCACGCGGATCATTTCCGGCTCTGTCTTCTCGGGCTTTGCCGCCGAAGGCAAGCTGACCTATCTCGGCCGCTTTCACAATCAGGTGAGTCTCCTCGAAGAGGGTAACAAGCGTACCTTCATGGGGTGGCTTTCGCCCGGCACGAACCGCCACTCGGTCATGGGCATTTATCTGTCCAAATTCAAGGGGCTCAACAACTTCGCGCCGACCACCTCCACCAACGGCTCCGAGCGGGCGATGGTGCCGGTGGGCAACTACGAGCGGGTTATGCCGTTGGACGTGATGCCGACCCAGCTTCTGCGGTCGCTGATCGTGGGTGACATCGAATCTGCCATGGACCTTGGATGCCTAGAGCTCGACGAGGAAGACCTCGCGCTTTGCACCTACGCGTGTCCCGGCAAGTACGAGTATGGCCCTATCCTGCGTGACAACCTCACCATGATCGAGAAAGAGGCCTGA
- a CDS encoding NADH:ubiquinone reductase (Na(+)-transporting) subunit B has protein sequence MGIRQTLDTLEPHFHKGGKYEKFYPLYEAVDTIFYSPPSVAKTTAHIRDGIDLKRIMITMWLCTFPAMFFGMWNAGWQANVAIDAGYASMGGWREAIMMAVAGGHDPGSFWANFVLGATYFLPIYLVTFAVGGFWEVLFAIKRGHEVNEGFFVTSVLYALILPATIPLWQVALGITFGVVIGKEIFGGTGKNFLNPALTGRAFLYFAYPAQISGDSVWVAADGYTGATALSMAYQDGMDTLANTFSWTDAFLGFIPGSVGEVSTLAILMGAAVLLWTKVANWRIMLGVFLGMVITSTLFNLIGSDSNPMFAMPWYWHLVIGGFAFGMVFMATDPVSASMTNQGRLVFGALIGVMTVLIRVVNPAFPEGIMLAILFSNLFAPLIDYFFVQANVKRRKKRVGTPAEETA, from the coding sequence ATGGGTATCCGACAGACACTCGACACGCTCGAGCCGCACTTCCACAAGGGCGGCAAATACGAGAAGTTCTATCCGCTTTATGAAGCGGTCGACACCATTTTCTATTCGCCGCCGAGCGTGGCCAAGACCACCGCTCATATCCGCGACGGTATCGATCTCAAGCGGATCATGATCACCATGTGGCTATGCACGTTCCCGGCCATGTTTTTTGGCATGTGGAACGCCGGCTGGCAGGCTAACGTCGCGATCGATGCGGGCTACGCCTCAATGGGCGGCTGGCGCGAAGCGATCATGATGGCGGTGGCCGGCGGCCACGACCCGGGCAGCTTCTGGGCGAACTTTGTGCTCGGCGCGACCTACTTTCTGCCGATTTATCTCGTGACTTTCGCCGTCGGCGGGTTCTGGGAAGTGCTGTTCGCGATCAAACGCGGCCACGAGGTGAACGAAGGCTTCTTCGTGACCTCGGTGCTCTACGCCTTGATTTTGCCCGCCACCATCCCGCTTTGGCAGGTGGCGCTGGGTATCACCTTCGGCGTCGTCATCGGTAAGGAGATCTTCGGCGGTACGGGCAAGAACTTCCTCAACCCGGCGTTGACCGGACGGGCGTTTTTGTACTTCGCCTACCCGGCGCAGATCTCCGGCGACAGCGTTTGGGTCGCCGCCGATGGCTATACCGGTGCGACCGCGCTCTCCATGGCGTATCAGGACGGCATGGATACTCTGGCCAACACCTTCAGCTGGACGGACGCCTTCCTTGGCTTCATTCCGGGGTCGGTGGGTGAGGTATCGACGCTGGCGATTCTAATGGGTGCTGCCGTACTGCTCTGGACCAAGGTCGCGAACTGGCGAATCATGCTCGGGGTCTTCCTCGGCATGGTGATCACCAGCACGCTGTTCAATCTGATCGGCTCCGACTCCAACCCGATGTTCGCGATGCCCTGGTACTGGCATTTGGTCATCGGCGGCTTCGCTTTCGGCATGGTGTTCATGGCGACCGACCCTGTATCGGCTTCGATGACCAATCAGGGCCGCCTGGTCTTTGGTGCATTGATCGGTGTGATGACGGTATTGATCCGCGTGGTGAACCCGGCCTTCCCGGAAGGCATCATGCTGGCGATCCTGTTCTCGAACCTGTTCGCACCCTTGATCGATTACTTCTTCGTCCAGGCCAATGTCAAACGGCGCAAGAAGCGCGTCGGTACACCGGCCGAGGAGACTGCCTAA